The DNA sequence tctgcagtctctcacccggaaccttcacccaacctctgcctgatggtcggcggctgccgagccagtaccggaccaaccactgcaccctcaacaacccatccacgccacccgctctgttccctggattattcagcctcactcggaatctattaataaacactcacctttgtctcaacgtaccttgtcctggtctgcttctgggttctggcttagttaaccgtgacagaacgatccggccagtaatgaacccagcggacctggactctgttcgccatgctattacccagcaggagaagatgttgggccatcatagcacggtactacaggagatcgcgttgtcagttcggaacctttctaccggtctgacggaggtccagaaccaacgcaagtgtccggtggaggatccactaccggtttcacccatctcgcctgccgcttctgaagctgtgtccatccgtgagcccaaggttccgacgccggataagtatgagggggagctgggaagatgccgttccttccttatgcagtgtggactagtgttcgatctacagccctactcttatgccacagacaaggctaggatagcctttgtgattgagttgctgcgtggtcgagcgctggagtgggcttcagccgtttgggaacgacaggatccctgcatggcttcataccaggggttcacggccgagatgaggaagctcttcgaccattccgtccgagggagggacgcagctaggcgcctgttttcgccgccaaggaactcgcagcgtggccgacttcgtgatcgagttcaagacgttggctgtggagagtgggtggaacgaggagtctctgcaagcggccttttaccagggtctgtcggagcagctcaaggatgagttgatctcctatccggagcctagtgacctggacagcttggtagctttgtctattcgggtggataatcgagtccgagagcgaaggagggagaagcaatggggtccgtccaatcgatcagcttctcagttcccagtcgggtcgggtggtggaccagaacacgtcgatcattctccaccacaatggattagtggagaggtcctctctcccgattctgaacccatgcaagtggggcggcacgggttaaccaaggaggagcgtcaacatagacgtaagaccaactgctgcctctactgtggtagctcgggacattacatctccacttgttcccggcggtcgtcaaactgcccggctcgctaaagttgggaggacttttagcgagccagtttcaacctctcagtacctctgtcagaccccgtttcccggctacccttgtgaacaggaatcagagcttagcgcttaacgcttttatcgattcaggtgccgatggaagctttcttgatgccgagttggtggaacagctggggctttccaaggagcaattgccgggaagccattgaagcgaccactctgaacggcagtagtctggcacgtatcacgatgaggactgaaccggttaagatgcggttgtcggggaatcattctgagatgatttcattcttcattctgccgtcttcccatgttcctctggtccttggatacccctggctgaaggaacacaatcccacgttcgattgggtgacgggcaaggtaacgagttggagccttgattgtcatgctaactgtctcaagactgcctgcccccattcggttcccagtcaggtgattgaggctaaacccctagatttgtccctggttcccgagacatatcacgatttggggaagttttcagtaagcagaaggctctgtcactccctcccccaccgaccatatgattgtgccatcaacctggtccctggagctgtctaccccaagggaaggttatacagtatctcccgacctgaacgtgaggcgttggagacctacatcaaggagtccctagctgctggtctcgttcgtccctcgtcatcaccccctgggggcaggattcttctttgtgggtaagaaggatggctctcttcgaccgtgtattgattatcgggggttgaatgacatcacggtcaagaacaagtatcccctgcccttgatgagttctgccttcgactccttacagggtgctacggtgttcaccaagctagacctacgcaatgcgtatcacctggtccggatcagagagggggacgagtggttgacgggtttcaatacaccgatgggtcacttcgagtatcaggtgatgccgtttggactgaccaatgctccagcggtattccagagtatggtgaacgacgtcctgagagatatgatcggtctctttgtgtttgtttacctggatgacattctgatcttctcgaaggaaccttcccgaccacgtccagcatgtccggcaggttctgcagcgattgttggagaatcgcctgttcgtgaaggccgagaagtgcgagtttcacgcccacacgacatcctttctcgggtacatcatctccaggggagagattaggatggaccaggagaaggttagagcggttctggaatgggcccagcccggtacgagattgcagctccagagatttttggggtttgcgaatttctaccgcagattcatccgggattacagccgtgtggccgctccgttaactgccttgacttccagtatcaggaccttcaagtggaatccggaggcggatcgagcgtttctggatttgaagaggcgattcaccaacgcaccgattctctctcaaccggacacggcccgtcagttcgtcgttgaagtggacgcgtctgatgtgggagttggcgccatcctgtcgcagcgatgctccacggacagtaaactccatccctgcgcctactactctcgtcgcctttcgcctgcggagaggaattacgatgtgggtaaccgggagcttctcgcggtgaaacttgccttggaggagtggcgccactggttggagggggcggagcaaccgtttattgtctggacggaccacaagaatcttgcttacgtgcaatcggctaaacgtctcaactcccgtccaggccaggtgggcgttgtttttcggacgattcaagtttgccctgacgttccgacctggatctaagaacggcaaggcggacgccttgtcccggatgttctccaagacggaggagagtgggtccaagaccgagacaatcctcccccggaactgcgtcgtgggagcagttatgtggaagattgaggaggaggtgctggcggcccttcggactcagcccggtcccggtaacggtccacccggtcggttgtttgtgcctgagtcggttcgtcctgctgtcctcaaatggtcccacgccagcaagatggcttgtcaccctggcgtggctcggacaatggcgtttcttcgcagacgtttttggtggcctgccatggccgaggatactcggggttttgttgctgcctgtccagtgtgtgcgcagaataagagtaccaatcggcccagctctggactacttcacccccttcctattccccggcgaccatggtcgcatctggccctggacttcgtcacggggttgcccgcttctgaggggaacacggtcgttctgactatcgtggacagattcagcaagttcgcccactttgtgccaattgccaagcttccctctgcctcggagacgtccgagatcctggttaggggaggttttcagggtccacggtttgcccagtgatatcgtttccgaccgtggccctcagtttacctctgctgtctggaagtccttctgtttggccattggagctactgtcagtctcacatctggttttcaccccaatccaatggtcaggcggagagagccaaccagaagatggaatcaacgctacgctgtctggtctcttccaaccccacctcctgggtctctcagttgccttgggttgagtatgcccacaatactcttcctacatctgccactgggatgtctcccttccagtgcctgtatggctaccaacctcccctgtttccttctcaggagaaggagctctcagtgccttctgttcaggcccatattcgtcgttgccaccggacctggcatcgggccagaaaggcgctccttagagtttcggaccggtatcagctccaggcgaatcgtcgccggatccccgctcccacctataccatcggagatagggtttggttggccacacgggatcttccgttacggactgagtctaggaagttgttaccgaagttcattggtccgtttgtggtggagaaggtgatcaatccagtggcagttcgactcaaactaccgaggacgctcagagtccatcccacctttcatgtctcctgcctcaagcctgtcttcctcagtcctctgttgcctcctccgcctcctcctcctcctcctcggatgatcggaggtggtcctgcctacacggtgcgtcgcatcatggattccagacggcggggccggggtttccagtatctcgtggactgggaggggtatggccctgaagagaggagttggattccgcggcgacaggtcctagatgcggacctcatcagtgacttctaccgcctccatcctggcgctccgggagtccgcccggtggcgttcgtcggagggggggtactgtgacgatcccggctgtctgagtcgggtcctgtctggtgactagtgttcctgttcgtaatctccagtttcccgagggttcggggaacgctccggggagcgctcttgtttccgcacctgcatcccatcagcaatctgcacacctggtcctgatcatcacccttcttaggctctggcccaacatccagttcctgccggatcgttagccatgaacagtatgtttgtcagcgtatcagtctctgagccattagtgttagttttgttgttttgcacctttttgacttgctgtgtactgacctccgttttgttctgtctgcagtctctcacccggaaccttcacccaacctctgcctgatggtcggcggctgccgagccagtaccggaccaaccactgcaccctcaacaacccatccacgccacccgctctgttccctggattattcagcctcactcggaatctattaataaacactcacctttgtctcaacgtaccttgtcctggtctgcttctgggttctggcttagttaaccgtgacatgtgcgtaacatttgagagaaataagctttttgtgcgaatggaaaatgtctgggatattttatttcagctcactttacatgttgcgttcatatttttgttcagtataatatgaaTTCCTGGTCACACTTTACAATAACTTATCCCTAAGACAGTTACAGGTGGTGGTAACTGACCATATAAAAGCAATCTCTTTATTTGAAAGTTATAAACAATTTAACTACTTTACTTGCAATAACTACAGTCTATAAAGTATTATTAACTGTTATTAACCCTTTACAGACCATTTATAAACCCATTATAAAGGGTTATTTAAGTGTTACCAAATTTATTTTTATAACCTAAAGTGATGCTAGAAAGGTTTTGAATCATTTttgccagtagttttgaaagtagtgctcacgagccaaaatgGGTCACCGAATATAGTGCACAATTATGTACAACGTTATCCATTTCATATgttatattacatattggatttataaaaaaatgtatcctgcaattcgtatgatatgttacgaattccaattcatacaacatgttacgaatttgtaagGGCTTTAGACCCCTTTCAATCTTTTCAAGAGAAATTAACAAATTGAAAGATAATTGATGTatttcaaatatatatttttttcaaaatacAATTTAGAGTTTTGTAACAGTTTCTCTAGTATCATGGTTATGAACCACGAAGGTTAGTTAAGTAGCAACTCACTTTTGATTATGTATTCACTGGTTAGGAATGTCTGTATACGTTAAGTCAGCACACTGTGAACAAAAGATGAGTAATAACACATAGTTTAACCTAACAGGTTAACCCCAGATTTTCTGCTAAATGTCTTAAATCAAATGAGTTTACTGTAACATTGAGTCATGTTACCAATATTTAATAAAAGGCATCTTTCATATAAGATTACAAAACTTAGGAATCTATGGAGAACCTTCAATTCCAAGACTATTACTAGCTATTGTAAACTCTCAAAAGGCTTTATGTCACTTTGTTTGAGAAACATCCAATTGAGAAACAGTCTTTCTAAAGACTGAGGGACCCAGTCCCTGAAAATGTGGACGTAACCTCTGTAGCCTCGGTAGGCctctacagcatgatgctgattCAGGGGTTTGAACAATTGAGCTAGAGATTCTTTGGGTTTGGTCAGGTATAAAAGAAAGGGTTAAACCAGGTAGGAAGTCAGTTCAGGAGCAGCAACCAGCAGCACAGTGAGCAAACATGTCCAACACCAGCATGAACATGGGCAGGGTAAGCACTGGCAAGGTTTCTTAGAagttttttatatatactttaaatTTCATAGAGCTCTAATGCTCTAGCACCCCAAACTATCACAATAACCTGGTTACCAGTAGTGTGACTGAATAGCAATTCTAAAATGTTTGTTTCATACAATTGTTTAATTCATAGAAATCTTTCCCTTTTATTTTCAGGCCACCTTCTACGAGGAGAGGAACTTCCAGGGCCGCTCTTATGAGTGCAGCTCCGACTGCCCTGACATGTCCTCCTACATGAGCAGGTGCCAATCCTGCAGAGTTCAGAGCGGCTGCTTCATGGTGTATGACCGCCCCAACTTCATGGGAAACCAGTTCTTCATGAGGAGGGGAGAGTACTCAGACTACCAGAGTATGATGGGAATTACCGATGGTATCAAGTCCTGTCGCATGATCCCAATGGTAGGATGAAAATATGTAATCTTAAAATAGACGTATCTTGTCATTGAAAATAAAACTCTCATATTACAAAAGTTTATACATAATTTCTCTGATCAATAAAACCTGTTATTTTACCGCTAACAGCACAGAGGAAACTTCAGGATGAGGATCTATGAGAGGGAGAACTTTGGAGGTCAGATGCATGAGATGATGGACGACTGTGACTCCATCATGGACCGTTTCCGCATGTCCGACTGCCAGTCCTGCAACGTGATGGACGGTCACTGGCTGATGTACGAGCAGCCCCACTACAGAGGCAGGCAGATGTACATGAGGCCCGGAGAGTACAGGAGCTTCAGAGAGATGGGCATGGGAATGGGAGGCATGAGCGGTGGCATGAGGTTCATGAGCATGAGGCGTATCATGGACAGCATGTCTATGTAATTTCCTCAAATGCTTTTTGTGATGATTTACTCAGGACACTTAATGTTTAAGCGTTTCACTATTTCACTCCCTACATCTTTAACATTTCAAAGTTTCTGTGTAGATAGGATTGTGTACAATAGCTGCATGCTGGATGTAAAGTAATATCCAATGATATCTCAGAGCTTTAATTTAGAAAAGATTACTGCCCTGCTATTTTGCAATGCACAATTTTAAGGATTTTCAAATAAACTCACTTTACAAATTAAGATAATAGAGTCATCTAAAACAATAATTATATGGTGAAATGAAGGTTAGCAACCATTCATTTGCATTGGCTTACAAATCTTATATTTTCACAACTAATTTacttgatggcacaagcggggagcccagccaacagcaagttgcagtagtcctgacgggagatgacaagtgcctagaTTAGGACATgcgccacttcctgtgtgaggtagggtcgtactctacggatgttgtagagcataaacctgcaggagcgagtcactgctttgatgtttgcagagaacaacagggtgttgtcaagggtcacgccaaggttctttgcactctggtaGGGCGAcactggagttgtcaaccgtgatagaGAGGTCTTTgagtgggcaggccttccccgggagaaagagcagctccatcttgtcaaggttgagcttgaggtggtgggccaacatacaagctgagatatctgccaggcacgcagagatgcgtgtcgccagaaggggactggccacccctcagagcctggttcctctctaggtttcttcctaggtttctgcctttatagggagtttttcctagccaccgtgcttctacatttgcattgcttgctgtttggggttttaggctgggtttctgtatagcactttgtgacatttgctgatgtaaaaagggctttataaatacattttattgattgattgattgattgatcgatctgggtgtcagaagggggggtaGGCGAAAAGTAGTTGAgcgtcatccgcatagcaatgataggagagaccatgtaaagatatgacggagccgagtgacttggtgtataaaaAGAAGAGGCGTgcgcctagaactgagccttgggggacaccagtagtgagagtatgtggtgcagacacagatcatCTCCATGTCACCTGGTAGAAGGGATACAGTTCTATAGTTTTTGACTGACATTTTTTAAGTcagaggggatgcagccagtggtcagggatgagttgatgagtgaagtgaggaatgggagaaggtctccagagatggtctggagaagcgAGGAGGGGATTGGGttgagcgggcaggttgtcgggcggccagacctcaGTCGCAGGATTTAATctggagagagtggggagaaagaggtcaaggcgtagggtagttctgtgtgagtgggaccagtggactcaataggctgagtgaatgagggagcagatgtcatcaaccttcttttcaaagtggttgacaaagtcatccgcagagaggaaggagggagggggtggaggattaaggagggaggagaaggtagaaaatagtttcctagggttagaggcagaagcttgacatttagagtgatagaaagtggctttagcagtggatacagaggaagagaaggcagaggagggagtgaaaggatgataggtcctccgaaagtttagttttcctccatttttgctcagctgcccgcagccctgttctgtaagcttgcaatgagtcactcagccacggagaaggagggaagggccgagtcataggatgcggaaaggaaGGATTGTAGGGtagaagaggcagaatcaggagacaggaggtagaaggatttagcagaagggagagatgataggatagaagagagtagtgggagagagagagcgaagattgcgatGGCGCATGACCAtttgggtaggggctgagtggctagggttggaggaaagggagacagaaaaggaaacaaagtagtgatcagagacttggaggggggtTGCACTGAGATTAGTAGGCAaccagcctctagtaaagatgaggtcaagggTATTGCCtaccttgtgagttggaggggattgggaaagagtgaggtcaaaagaggcaaggaggggtaAGAGAGAGTTGGATAGAAAttaatcgaaggcagacgtcgggaggTTAAAGTTgccaagtacgaagagcggtgagccattGTCAGGAAATTTGCTTCTCagggtgtcaagctcattgagaaactctccaagggcaccttgtgggcgatagatgacaacaatgttaagcttgagtgttcaagtgacagtgacagcatggaattcaaatgagtaGATGGACAGGGGGAGAAAAGCGAAAATCTCCAGTTAGGAGAAATGTGTAGCCCTGTTCCACCACCTcgacgaccagatgctcttggactatgagagaaaaagtcagatgaagagagagcagctggagtagcagtgttctctggggtgatccatgtctctgtCAGGGCCAAAAAGTTGAGGGACTGAAGAGCAGCATAGGCTGAAATGAACTCGAcgttcttgaccgcagatcggcagttccaaacaCTTCTAGAGACCcagaattccacatgggttgtgcgtgCAGAGTACAcaaaattagaagggttgcagccaaggggtggagaccgtctgtaaagcctacagggagaggagcgaacaggtatagaaaacaagagcaaaatgagataatcagaaaataactagatactcaagtgagagagtggtgtggagccttcctctaAGAACTCTGCAGAACAACTGCAGAACAAAGAACCGTCATTGTTTCGGTGACAGTCTTAGTTTTGCCGACGAGACCGCCACTGGCACGACCGCCCCTTACAGCTGCCGctgagaaaccaggggagactgaagtactaacactaattgctaattgcctagcagaggtAAAGTGCACACCgccctgtactaattgctgattgcctaggacAACAACAGTCCcaaattgccctgccccttaatcctggttgatgtgtcaacaatcacCTGCAAGTTATGAGcggtcagcagttcacacaccaagtaggctactTGGAGCCTGAGAAGCTGGTTATATACTCAGAAAATAGGTGAAACCACACCCCCTCCAATACACCCACTGATTACCaaaaacaagtcacaaattgccctgccccttgatcctggttgatgtgtcaacaatcatctgcaagttatgagcagtcagcagttcacacacaaAGTAGGCTACAGGGAAtacaggcagcacttaaagtagatggccctagctagcaaaaagacagtactagacaacagataaagacaaaaattatacttatcacttattagtcctctagctatagaatgaagCACACTGGGATGGAGCCTGAGAAGCTAGTTATATACACTCAGAAAATAGGTGAAACCACTCCCCTTCCAGTACAGCCACAGATTACTAAatcacaaattgccctgccccttgatcctggttgatgtgtcaacattTATATGCAAGTTATGAGCAGTCAACAGTTCATACACTAAGTAGGCTGCTGGGAAGACAGGCAACACTCAAACAgaaagtaccagtgactcactcTTTATGGAAGTGGTCCAACGAAGCGGACGCTAAGCTACAAGACTGCTTCGCTAGCACAGGCTTGAATATAAATTCAGGTATTTATCCGAGAGACAAAATAAATGGATTACAGGCAGTATCCACGccgggctaaaggctagagctaccgctttcaaggaacgggataGGACATGGACGCATACAAGAAAGCCCACTACGATCTCCGACAAGCCATCAAACATGATAAAGGTCAATATAGGACTAAAATTGAATCGTACTGCACCGGCTCCAACGCTCAT is a window from the Coregonus clupeaformis isolate EN_2021a chromosome 23, ASM2061545v1, whole genome shotgun sequence genome containing:
- the LOC121536329 gene encoding gamma-crystallin M3-like produces the protein MSNTSMNMGRATFYEERNFQGRSYECSSDCPDMSSYMSRCQSCRVQSGCFMVYDRPNFMGNQFFMRRGEYSDYQSMMGITDGIKSCRMIPMHRGNFRMRIYERENFGGQMHEMMDDCDSIMDRFRMSDCQSCNVMDGHWLMYEQPHYRGRQMYMRPGEYRSFREMGMGMGGMSGGMRFMSMRRIMDSMSM